The following DNA comes from Mycobacterium sp. MS1601.
CGGCCCGCGGCGGGGTCGCCACCAACTGGGCGATCGCGCGGCCACCGGGGCAGACGGAGCAACTGCGGCCGTTGATCGCGTTGCACGGCAAAGGCAGCGACGCGGCCACGGTGATGGCCGGCGGTGTGGAGCAGGGGCTGGCCCAGGCGGTGGCCGCGGGCTTGCCTCCGTTCGCGGTGGTGGCCGTCGACGGTGGTGGAAGTTATTGGCACAAGCGCACATCCGGTGAGGATTCGGGCGCCATGGTGCTTGACGAACTCATTCCCATGCTGGGCTCGCAGGGACTGGACACCTCGAGGGTGGGGTTCATCGGCTGGTCGATGGGCGGGTACGGGGCGCTGCTGCTGGGTGCCCGGCTCGGAGCACCGCGCACTGCGGCCATCTGTGCTGTCAGCCCGGCGCTGTGGCTGTCGTCGGGAGCGACGGCCCCTGGCGCGTTCGACGGGGCCGACGACTACGCGGCCAACTCGGTCTGGGGGCTACCGGAACTGGCCTCCATCCCCGTTCGCATCGACTGCGGCACCAGCGATCCGTTCTACTCAGCGACGCAGGAATACATTGCGCAGTTGCCCACCCCGCCTGCGGGCGGGTTCTCCCCCGGCGGTCACGACGGGTCGTTCTGGAGTTCGCAGCTGCCGGCCGAACTGACTTGGATCGCACCACTTCTGACCGCCTGAGCCCTATCGTGCCAATTATCGGCGCGAAACAGAAACTCCGTTGAATGTAACGTTTCAATCCTGTCCGGACACCCGCGTGACCCGCTATGGTCGGTCCATACCGCAGGCCAGACGGGAAGGCACGAACCGTGCACTGGGATCAGATGACGACATCATCGAACCCGATATCCGACAGGTTGGCCGGAAAAGTCATCGTCGTCGCAGGCGCCGGCGGCATCGGTGATGCGCTGGCGCGCCGCTACGCAGCCGAGGGCGCACAGGTGGTCCTCGGCGACCTCGACGCCGACCGGGCCGCGGCGGTGGCCGCCGAGATCGGCGCCGTCAGCGCCCACCTCGACGGAGCCGACGACGATTCCGTGGCCGCGCTGGTGGGGTTGGCGATGTCGAAGTACGGTCGGCTCAACGGATTTCACGCCAACTACGCGAACTTCGCCGACGGACTGTCCCCCGCCGGGGTTGATCTGCCGTTGCCGGATTTCGACGCGGTGATGAACACCAACGCCCGCGGGTATTTCCTGTGCTCGCGGCACGCGGTCCCCGCCCTGGTGGACTCGGGTGGCGGATCGATGGTTTACACCTCCTCCGCACAGGCCAGCACCGGCAGCCCGGTGCGTGTGGCCTACGGCATGAGCAAGGCCGCCGTGCACGCACTGATGCGCACCGTGGCCGCACGGTACGGGTCGAAGAAGGTCCGTGCCAACGCCATCACCCCCGGCCTGATCCTGCACGAGAATCTCCCGGAACTACCAGAGGCCGTCGCCGCCTCGGCGAAGGCAATGGCCGCCATCAAACACCGTTTCGGTCAGCCTGAGGACATCGCCGCCATGGGCGCGTTCCTGATGTCGGAGGACTCCAGCTTCGTCACCGGTCAGGTGCTCGCGGTCGACGGTGGGGTCACGATGCGACCGTAGGATGACCGGATGCCGTTCACACACATCGTGATGTTCAAGTGGAAAGACGAATCCTTCGCCGGCCAGCCGGTGGCCGACGCACTGCAGGCGGTGGTCGCCACGGTCGACGGTGTGCAGAGCTACGTCTGCGGGCCCGACATCAACTTCTCACCCGGTAGTGTCGACTTCGCCGTGGTCGGCACCTTCGATGACCGCGACAGCTTCGTCGCCTACCGCGATCATCCCGAACACCAACGCATCATCAACGAGATGATCGTCCCCAACCTCGACACCAGGACCGTGGCGCAGCTCGAGAGCTGACTCACCTCGCCCGGTACTCCGCCACAATCGGCGCCAACTCGTCCGGGGTGCCACCGTGCATGATCACCGCGTCGGCGCCGTAGTCGAATTCCTTGCGCACCCGGTCCACACACTGACGCGCCGACCCGGTGGCCGACGGCTCCAACCATTCCTCAGGGATCAGGGCGGCGATGTGCTCGATCTGCCCGGCACTGGCCTTGTGGTCGATACCGCCGGCAATGGACTGCACCACGGCGTCATCGCGGAAGCGTTGCAGCACAGCGGGATCCCAATTATTGGTACTGACAAGCAGATCGCCATAACCCTGCAGGTAGGTGGCCAGCCTAGCCACGGTCTTCTTCAGCCGCAGTTCCTCGGGTAGATGGTCGCCGACGGTGGCCAAGCAGGACCACACCCGGACCGCGTCGGGGTCGCGGCCGGCCTGCTCGGCGGCCTCCTTCACCGTCTTGACGCTGCGTGCCAAGGTTTCCGGCGTGAAGTAGGTGTGCAGGATGACGTCGTCGAAGGCACGGCCGCCCAGCGCCAGGGTCTGCGGCCCAAAGGCTACGACGGCCAAGCGGATGTCCTCGCGGAAGTCGGCATCGAGGAACAGCACCGGGTAC
Coding sequences within:
- a CDS encoding alpha/beta hydrolase, with product MPELSRRAVLRLGAGVAAASAASALAPAIAMATPAPTMVTGSFVSAARGGVATNWAIARPPGQTEQLRPLIALHGKGSDAATVMAGGVEQGLAQAVAAGLPPFAVVAVDGGGSYWHKRTSGEDSGAMVLDELIPMLGSQGLDTSRVGFIGWSMGGYGALLLGARLGAPRTAAICAVSPALWLSSGATAPGAFDGADDYAANSVWGLPELASIPVRIDCGTSDPFYSATQEYIAQLPTPPAGGFSPGGHDGSFWSSQLPAELTWIAPLLTA
- a CDS encoding SDR family NAD(P)-dependent oxidoreductase, which codes for MTTSSNPISDRLAGKVIVVAGAGGIGDALARRYAAEGAQVVLGDLDADRAAAVAAEIGAVSAHLDGADDDSVAALVGLAMSKYGRLNGFHANYANFADGLSPAGVDLPLPDFDAVMNTNARGYFLCSRHAVPALVDSGGGSMVYTSSAQASTGSPVRVAYGMSKAAVHALMRTVAARYGSKKVRANAITPGLILHENLPELPEAVAASAKAMAAIKHRFGQPEDIAAMGAFLMSEDSSFVTGQVLAVDGGVTMRP
- a CDS encoding Dabb family protein — translated: MPFTHIVMFKWKDESFAGQPVADALQAVVATVDGVQSYVCGPDINFSPGSVDFAVVGTFDDRDSFVAYRDHPEHQRIINEMIVPNLDTRTVAQLES
- a CDS encoding TIGR03857 family LLM class F420-dependent oxidoreductase, giving the protein MQLRLQARSLDVTDRVLDELGYYLLAGAGGEGPASLMDEARRGEQLGFGSAFISERWNVKEASSLVGAACAVTSRMQIATAATNHNTRHPLITASWATTMHRLSSGRFTLGIGRGIAAMYNAFGVPAVTTAQMEDFAAVMRRLWRGELIFNHDGPIGEYPVLFLDADFREDIRLAVVAFGPQTLALGGRAFDDVILHTYFTPETLARSVKTVKEAAEQAGRDPDAVRVWSCLATVGDHLPEELRLKKTVARLATYLQGYGDLLVSTNNWDPAVLQRFRDDAVVQSIAGGIDHKASAGQIEHIAALIPEEWLEPSATGSARQCVDRVRKEFDYGADAVIMHGGTPDELAPIVAEYRAR